A window of Anaerolineales bacterium contains these coding sequences:
- a CDS encoding site-2 protease family protein: MTVRVQPDNLVLIDRLLPSVQQVMRVEDFTAGVAQDTYLARFRGEMTLPAEEAFALLSPIFEREEVQLLTRKEGDLAVVYAAEALPAVKPSNPWINLGLFALTLFSVLLAGALYSYLGPPHLGGLLRALPAGIPFAVSLLAILLAHEFGHYLAAQAHSSPVSLPYFLPFPGSAFGTLGAFIRLKRPPRDRNVLLDIGLAGPLAGLAVAVPILLYGLSISVVAPLPTDPAALGGLEGNSLVYLAAKWL; encoded by the coding sequence ATGACTGTGCGGGTTCAGCCGGACAATTTGGTACTGATCGACCGCCTGTTGCCAAGTGTGCAGCAGGTCATGCGAGTCGAGGATTTCACTGCTGGGGTGGCGCAGGACACCTATTTGGCGCGCTTTCGCGGTGAAATGACCCTTCCGGCCGAAGAGGCCTTCGCCCTGCTTTCCCCGATTTTCGAGCGCGAAGAGGTCCAGTTGCTGACTCGCAAAGAAGGCGATCTGGCGGTGGTGTACGCCGCCGAGGCGTTGCCCGCCGTCAAGCCTTCCAATCCCTGGATCAACCTCGGACTGTTCGCCCTGACGCTGTTCAGCGTGCTACTGGCGGGGGCGCTGTATAGCTACTTAGGGCCGCCCCACCTGGGGGGCCTGCTGCGGGCACTGCCGGCCGGCATCCCGTTTGCGGTGAGCCTGCTGGCTATCCTGCTGGCGCACGAGTTCGGGCACTACCTGGCGGCACAGGCGCACAGCTCGCCCGTATCGCTGCCCTACTTCCTGCCATTTCCCGGAAGCGCGTTCGGCACGCTGGGCGCGTTCATCCGCCTCAAACGTCCGCCGCGGGACCGCAACGTCCTGCTGGACATCGGCCTTGCCGGACCGTTGGCGGGGCTGGCCGTTGCAGTGCCCATCCTTCTCTATGGGCTATCGATCTCCGTCGTCGCGCCGCTACCGACCGACCCCGCAGCCTTGGGGGGACTGGAAGGCAACTCGCTCGTGTACCTGGCCGCGAAATGGTTG
- a CDS encoding peptidylprolyl isomerase, which produces MVKRFRWGLRPLRLSGIGVRLLRLVVLPVLVLGCAPKAVATEAPQPQPARLGPTSTPAPTAPTPTPPPPAPTLTAIPLPSSDDWRLGPDEADLSLLVYSDFQSPAGARLADVLADLRAIHPHDLQIVFRPYPLWPVHDKALIAAQAAESAGAQGLFWEMHDLLFSSADEWVALSPEDFRAWLEAASRSLPLDHQAFERAMSEGTFEDHALRDFAAALASGLPGAPVVFLNQTLVPMDPTLNNLEALLRLSQVEAQGLPPGPPPAARPEKAYLALLDTSAGPIEIELYPASAPQAVGSFVYLAQQGWYNGTVFHRVVPGALAESGDPTHTGLGGPAYRFGNEIDSSLSFSQVGMVSLRNDGPGSNGGIYFINLRPLPDLDGTYTIFGRVLTGLDLLQQLPGRDPIGDLLLTAPLVIESVSIQVLDA; this is translated from the coding sequence ATGGTGAAGCGCTTCAGATGGGGGCTGCGCCCACTCCGTTTGAGCGGAATCGGCGTACGGCTGCTTCGGTTGGTGGTGCTGCCAGTCTTGGTGCTCGGCTGCGCTCCGAAGGCTGTCGCCACCGAGGCTCCACAGCCGCAGCCCGCCAGGCTTGGCCCAACGTCAACGCCCGCGCCGACAGCCCCTACCCCCACTCCGCCTCCCCCTGCCCCGACCCTGACCGCCATCCCCCTCCCCTCTTCGGACGATTGGCGCCTGGGTCCGGACGAGGCTGACCTCTCCCTGCTCGTGTACTCCGATTTCCAGAGTCCCGCTGGCGCCCGCCTGGCAGACGTCCTGGCCGACCTGAGGGCGATTCACCCCCATGACCTACAGATCGTCTTCCGTCCCTATCCGCTCTGGCCGGTTCACGACAAGGCGCTGATTGCGGCCCAAGCCGCCGAAAGTGCCGGTGCCCAAGGGCTGTTTTGGGAGATGCATGACCTCTTGTTCTCCAGCGCCGATGAATGGGTCGCCCTCAGTCCGGAGGACTTCCGCGCCTGGCTGGAGGCCGCTTCCCGCAGCCTGCCTCTCGATCACCAAGCCTTTGAGCGTGCGATGAGCGAAGGCACGTTCGAGGACCACGCCCTTCGGGATTTCGCCGCCGCCCTGGCCTCCGGCCTGCCTGGCGCCCCGGTCGTGTTCCTGAACCAGACCCTTGTCCCCATGGACCCCACCTTGAACAACCTGGAGGCGCTGCTTCGGCTTTCCCAGGTCGAGGCGCAAGGCCTGCCGCCGGGCCCCCCGCCAGCTGCCAGACCGGAGAAAGCGTATCTCGCCCTGCTGGACACCAGCGCTGGCCCGATCGAGATCGAGCTGTACCCGGCCTCCGCCCCGCAGGCCGTGGGGAGCTTTGTCTACCTCGCTCAGCAGGGCTGGTACAACGGGACAGTTTTCCACCGGGTGGTCCCGGGGGCATTGGCCGAGAGCGGCGACCCGACCCACACGGGTTTGGGCGGACCCGCCTACCGTTTCGGGAATGAGATCGACTCCAGCCTGTCGTTCTCACAGGTCGGCATGGTCTCATTGCGGAATGACGGTCCAGGATCGAACGGCGGGATCTATTTCATCAACCTGCGCCCACTTCCGGACCTGGACGGGACGTACACCATCTTTGGACGGGTGCTCACTGGCCTCGATCTGCTGCAGCAGCTGCCAGGGCGGGACCCCATCGGCGATCTGCTCCTGACGGCTCCGCTGGTGATCGAAAGCGTGTCAATCCAGGTTCTGGATGCGTAG
- a CDS encoding roadblock/LC7 domain-containing protein: MTKSRTESMVELLRDLSASSPDVEASAIVSVDGLTMASALPQNVEEDRVAAMSAAMLSLGERIANELGRGKLDQVYIKGEAGYVILMAVGREAVLTVMARAETQLGLLFLEMRRTTEDLAGLL; encoded by the coding sequence GTGACGAAATCCCGCACCGAATCCATGGTGGAGCTGCTCCGAGACCTCAGTGCCTCCTCCCCGGATGTCGAGGCCTCGGCGATTGTCAGCGTGGACGGCCTGACGATGGCATCTGCCCTCCCGCAGAACGTGGAGGAAGACCGCGTCGCCGCCATGTCCGCAGCGATGCTATCGCTCGGGGAGCGGATCGCCAACGAGTTGGGACGTGGCAAGCTCGATCAGGTATACATCAAAGGCGAGGCCGGCTATGTCATCCTGATGGCGGTGGGCCGTGAGGCGGTGTTGACGGTCATGGCACGCGCAGAAACGCAACTCGGCCTGCTGTTCCTGGAGATGCGCCGGACCACCGAGGACCTGGCCGGGTTGCTGTGA
- a CDS encoding 4-vinyl reductase, with amino-acid sequence MTPIARSGYLHPNKAVLGQLLALEDLMGKNGVSAVLNLSGLKAWIDHYPPDILDKQIDFADVASIQLALEEIYGVRAGRNMARRSAWVGLQGLLGDLGALAPLAALARQTQPPQERMAVAMASFAKLMSKASDQACQVQPDGAGVRLTSRPCPHCWGRQAGEPICHAMVGALEGLCSLVAGEVAWSVQETTCTAAGAEDCQFLILPSAAG; translated from the coding sequence GTGACTCCGATTGCTCGAAGCGGCTATCTCCATCCCAACAAGGCTGTGCTAGGTCAGTTGCTTGCTCTGGAAGACCTGATGGGCAAGAACGGGGTGAGCGCCGTGCTCAACCTCTCGGGCCTGAAGGCATGGATCGACCACTACCCCCCCGACATTCTAGACAAGCAGATCGACTTCGCCGACGTCGCTTCAATTCAGTTGGCCTTGGAGGAGATCTACGGCGTACGAGCCGGACGGAACATGGCCAGGCGCTCGGCGTGGGTAGGCTTGCAAGGCCTGCTCGGAGACCTCGGCGCCCTAGCCCCGCTCGCTGCCCTCGCCCGTCAGACCCAGCCGCCCCAAGAGCGCATGGCGGTTGCCATGGCCTCTTTCGCCAAGCTCATGTCAAAGGCCTCCGACCAAGCTTGCCAGGTGCAACCTGACGGGGCTGGGGTTCGGCTAACGTCGCGCCCCTGCCCGCATTGCTGGGGACGCCAGGCGGGGGAACCGATCTGCCACGCCATGGTTGGCGCGCTGGAGGGACTTTGCAGCCTGGTGGCTGGCGAGGTGGCTTGGAGTGTGCAGGAGACGACCTGCACCGCGGCCGGGGCCGAGGATTGCCAGTTCCTCATCCTGCCTTCGGCTGCAGGCTAA
- a CDS encoding polyprenol monophosphomannose synthase: MPDVRPDAPPDTDCARLADNLPLMRQLTLVIPTYNEADNIRPLVEALFDLGLPGLRLLVVDDNSPDGTADEAARAGASHGGRVSVLRRAGKLGLGTAYIDGFRHALSAGGQAIGQMDADFSHAPGYLPDFLQALESCDVVFGSRYVAGGGLDPRWGPGRQLLSRFGNVYARAILGMSLTDTTGGYRVWRRETLAAMPLDRIRSNGYVFQVEMGYVAEKLGFRQLELPIYFEERRLGRSKMSLRIQLEAALRVWQVRWMHRHLRPLPR, encoded by the coding sequence GTGCCGGATGTCCGGCCTGACGCTCCGCCTGACACGGACTGCGCCCGGCTTGCGGACAACCTGCCCTTGATGCGCCAACTCACCCTTGTAATCCCGACCTACAACGAGGCCGACAACATCCGGCCGCTGGTTGAGGCCCTTTTCGACCTGGGGCTTCCCGGCCTACGCCTCCTCGTGGTGGACGACAACTCACCGGACGGAACGGCCGATGAGGCCGCCCGTGCTGGAGCCTCTCACGGCGGCAGGGTGTCTGTCCTTCGGCGAGCCGGCAAGCTGGGGTTGGGGACCGCCTACATTGACGGGTTCCGGCATGCACTCTCGGCGGGTGGGCAAGCCATCGGCCAGATGGACGCCGATTTCTCGCATGCGCCGGGCTACCTACCCGACTTCCTCCAGGCGCTGGAATCATGCGACGTGGTATTCGGTTCGCGCTACGTCGCCGGCGGCGGGCTTGATCCGCGCTGGGGGCCGGGGCGGCAACTGCTCTCCCGCTTCGGAAATGTGTACGCTCGAGCGATCCTGGGGATGAGCCTGACCGACACGACCGGAGGCTACCGAGTCTGGCGCCGTGAGACCCTGGCCGCCATGCCGCTCGATCGGATTCGGTCCAATGGGTATGTCTTCCAGGTTGAAATGGGTTACGTGGCTGAGAAGCTGGGGTTCCGGCAACTCGAGCTTCCGATCTACTTCGAAGAGCGCCGCCTGGGCCGTTCAAAGATGTCATTGAGGATCCAGCTGGAGGCCGCCCTGAGGGTATGGCAGGTCCGCTGGATGCACCGCCATCTCCGACCCCTCCCCCGCTAG
- the rsmA gene encoding 16S rRNA (adenine(1518)-N(6)/adenine(1519)-N(6))-dimethyltransferase RsmA yields MPEPNWRDLLRRHGIRPNKRFGQHFLLDGHRLDAIVRAAELPPETLVLEIGAGVGSLTWHLAHAGYQVVAVELDTRLRPALDEAVAQLPGVRLVYGDILTLPLESLHGSQPHAVVANIPYGITSALLRRLLEAETPAFRVVLTVQQEVAARVASGPGQMSLLALSVQVYGAPAIAAVIPAAAFHPPPEVDSAVLRIDRYEQPRVQREWVPVFFDLARGGFSQRRKKLRNALASSLQAPAERVDAWLARADLPAGARAQELGIEDWLHLCEAVAAGP; encoded by the coding sequence TTGCCAGAGCCCAATTGGCGCGACCTGCTCCGGCGGCATGGCATCCGGCCCAACAAGCGTTTCGGCCAGCATTTCCTGCTGGACGGCCATCGCCTGGATGCCATCGTGCGTGCCGCCGAGCTGCCGCCCGAAACCCTGGTGCTGGAGATCGGGGCCGGGGTAGGGAGTCTCACCTGGCATCTGGCTCACGCCGGCTACCAGGTGGTTGCTGTCGAACTGGACACCAGGCTCCGCCCGGCGCTGGACGAAGCTGTCGCCCAACTGCCTGGCGTCCGCCTTGTGTACGGGGATATTCTGACCTTGCCTCTGGAGAGCCTGCACGGTTCGCAGCCCCATGCCGTCGTGGCCAACATCCCGTACGGGATCACATCCGCCCTGCTGCGCCGCCTGCTGGAGGCCGAGACGCCAGCCTTTCGCGTGGTGCTCACCGTTCAGCAGGAAGTGGCGGCGCGGGTGGCCAGCGGCCCTGGGCAGATGAGCCTGCTGGCGCTCAGCGTTCAGGTGTACGGTGCGCCTGCCATCGCCGCCGTTATTCCAGCGGCCGCCTTTCATCCTCCCCCTGAGGTGGACTCGGCCGTGCTGCGCATCGATCGCTATGAGCAGCCCAGGGTCCAGAGAGAATGGGTCCCTGTGTTCTTCGATCTGGCGCGGGGGGGGTTCTCGCAGCGGCGCAAGAAGCTGCGCAACGCGCTGGCTTCCTCCTTGCAGGCGCCGGCCGAGCGGGTCGACGCCTGGCTCGCTCGGGCAGATCTGCCTGCGGGCGCCCGTGCCCAGGAACTGGGCATCGAGGACTGGCTCCACCTGTGTGAGGCCGTCGCCGCCGGGCCTTGA
- a CDS encoding LCP family protein: MPKPRQFTTVLAGLILTLGTSACAIAKPLGPGLQLAPHTPQPSAASKAPPASEATPDLAAVAVTPGPQPVCGGPESMLILAVGADNRDDSYLYGLADVVRLVRVDFVDPKVTSLSFPRDMWVRIPGIASHYGITHGKLNQAYLYGNPGMGYYDGPGGGPGLLARTLDDNFGAQPEHYAAVNMQTFVKLVDAVGGVDIYLPQAVDGRPVDDRTEDMGYFPAGQHHFDGEQALRFSRIRKVDNAFKRDERQTQVLCALKGKLQSPEVITRIPAILGAFSGSILTDLSLGQMTQLACLLPSLDSQDLIFESVPEEILTGGRNDRGSFVLTADEQTVRDLVSSFVAGTWPTEPDEPTCP; the protein is encoded by the coding sequence ATGCCCAAGCCCCGCCAGTTCACGACTGTCCTTGCCGGCCTGATACTGACCCTGGGCACGTCTGCCTGCGCGATCGCCAAGCCCCTCGGGCCCGGCCTGCAACTGGCGCCCCACACGCCGCAGCCGAGCGCAGCCTCCAAGGCCCCTCCGGCTTCGGAAGCGACTCCTGACCTGGCGGCGGTCGCCGTCACGCCCGGGCCCCAGCCGGTGTGCGGGGGACCGGAGTCGATGTTGATCCTGGCTGTGGGTGCGGACAACCGCGACGACAGCTATCTCTACGGACTGGCGGATGTTGTCCGCCTTGTCAGGGTGGACTTCGTCGATCCCAAGGTGACCTCCCTATCCTTCCCGCGTGACATGTGGGTGCGCATTCCGGGAATCGCGTCTCACTATGGGATCACGCACGGCAAGTTGAACCAGGCCTACCTGTACGGCAACCCGGGTATGGGCTACTACGATGGCCCGGGCGGCGGGCCCGGTTTACTGGCGCGCACGCTCGATGATAACTTCGGCGCGCAGCCCGAGCACTACGCCGCCGTCAACATGCAGACCTTCGTGAAACTGGTCGACGCGGTGGGCGGCGTCGACATCTATCTGCCGCAGGCGGTCGATGGCCGTCCGGTCGACGACCGGACGGAGGATATGGGTTACTTCCCGGCCGGTCAGCATCACTTCGACGGGGAGCAGGCGCTTCGATTCTCCCGCATCCGCAAGGTGGACAACGCCTTCAAGCGCGATGAGCGACAGACGCAGGTCTTGTGTGCCTTGAAGGGCAAGCTGCAGAGCCCGGAGGTCATCACCCGCATTCCGGCGATCCTCGGCGCGTTCTCCGGCTCGATCCTGACGGATCTCAGCCTGGGGCAGATGACTCAGCTGGCCTGTTTGCTGCCCTCCCTCGACAGCCAGGATCTGATCTTCGAGAGCGTTCCCGAGGAGATTCTGACCGGAGGCCGGAACGACCGAGGGTCCTTTGTGCTTACAGCCGATGAACAAACCGTGCGGGACTTGGTGAGCTCCTTCGTCGCCGGAACTTGGCCCACTGAGCCTGACGAGCCCACCTGCCCGTGA
- a CDS encoding sugar transferase encodes MKNEPTPADLPAKRRSPTAGVPILAAFALMGCLLAGVGVVIFGLEQPWNSSVLLLAVAGAGAAAEPVLLWIGWARRPSSYRLSALVAGAAGCGLVLLSGGHGLAWQAVGVAAAACLGSALASWKHLGLTEDNYPPAPAARAAVEQAHQSHGGASPRRSAPKRGFDVVLAMAALVLTSPLWLALMALIWLEEPGPVFFVKNSVGRGGRTFRQWKLRTMVHGAEDSSGPVLASEDDARALAVGRWLRKTALDELPQLVNILIGDMSFVGPRPQRTVLVLEYLESMPEYADRHQVRPGLAGLAQVAGDYYLTPRQKLRFDRLYVQHADLLFDLWLVTLACLVVFWWRWQPGWRGYLSAAQIRGRRRRSARSCA; translated from the coding sequence GTGAAGAACGAGCCAACGCCAGCGGACCTGCCTGCCAAGCGCCGATCTCCAACGGCAGGCGTGCCGATCCTGGCGGCCTTCGCTCTGATGGGCTGCCTGCTCGCAGGAGTGGGCGTCGTCATCTTTGGCCTGGAGCAGCCCTGGAACTCGAGCGTTCTGCTCCTGGCGGTCGCAGGTGCAGGGGCCGCGGCTGAACCGGTACTGCTGTGGATTGGCTGGGCCAGACGGCCGTCCTCCTACCGCTTGTCGGCGCTAGTGGCCGGTGCGGCCGGTTGCGGTCTCGTGCTCCTCTCTGGTGGGCATGGATTAGCCTGGCAGGCCGTGGGCGTCGCTGCCGCCGCCTGCCTCGGCTCCGCATTGGCCTCCTGGAAACACCTCGGACTCACGGAGGATAACTACCCGCCGGCGCCTGCGGCCCGGGCTGCGGTAGAACAGGCGCATCAATCGCACGGGGGCGCATCGCCTCGGCGTTCAGCCCCCAAGCGAGGCTTCGACGTGGTGTTGGCCATGGCTGCTCTTGTTCTCACCTCTCCGTTGTGGCTCGCCCTCATGGCGCTGATATGGCTTGAAGAGCCGGGGCCGGTGTTCTTCGTCAAGAACTCGGTCGGCCGCGGCGGCAGGACGTTCCGGCAATGGAAGCTGCGCACAATGGTCCACGGCGCCGAGGACTCCTCCGGCCCGGTTCTCGCAAGCGAGGACGATGCCCGGGCACTAGCGGTGGGCCGCTGGCTGCGCAAGACCGCCCTCGACGAGCTGCCACAGCTGGTGAACATCCTGATCGGCGACATGAGCTTCGTCGGCCCGCGGCCCCAGCGAACAGTCCTGGTTCTCGAGTACCTTGAGTCCATGCCGGAATACGCCGATCGCCATCAGGTGCGTCCTGGGTTGGCGGGCCTGGCGCAAGTGGCCGGGGATTACTACCTGACGCCGAGGCAGAAGCTGCGCTTCGACCGGCTGTACGTTCAGCATGCCGATCTGCTGTTCGATCTGTGGCTGGTGACTCTCGCCTGCCTGGTGGTGTTTTGGTGGCGGTGGCAGCCGGGATGGCGCGGCTATCTCTCCGCTGCCCAGATCCGTGGGCGGCGACGGCGCAGCGCTCGGTCTTGCGCCTAG